The Limanda limanda chromosome 13, fLimLim1.1, whole genome shotgun sequence genome has a window encoding:
- the usp33 gene encoding ubiquitin carboxyl-terminal hydrolase 33: MPLVSNCDCPHLDCVGEITKEELIQKSHGQCQDCKVGGPNLWACLENGCAYVGCGESHTDHSTVHSQETRHNLTVNLTTLRVWCYACGKEVFLERKLGPHSPRANSKPLPPLQSAGQDGSRAPGSPTSLRVPPNGGCEDLDMETEEEEDPRARGLTGLKNIGNTCYMNAALQALSNCPPLTQFFLECGGMVRTDKKPALCKSYQKLVSDLWHKNRPSYVVPTNLFQGIKAINPMFRGYSQQDSQEFLRCLMDQLHEELKDVLPEPYDHSNGITVDDHREEDRHSQSDNDFQSCESCGSSDRADNEMHGGNVHVEETNEAEMLIPEQDEIQANREWQKEKNMINDLYRVGPHGVMGGSSGGDMDKDVDTSTENPPIISSQGAIKVQGRTSDSFPDIQISNSTRPQSPVPMEGHIPKISCSPPKASSGWPSINPAHKKAMSTFSPPKNKRQKKYRSVISDVFDGTIVSSVQCLTCDRVSVTLENFQDISLPIPGKEDLAKLHSSTHQTSMVKAGSCGEAYAPQGWVSFVMEYIKSWFWGPVVTLQDCLAAFFARDELKGDNMYSCEKCKKLRNGVKFCKMQSLPEILCIHLKRFRHELMFSTKIGTHVSFPLEGLDLQPFLAKDSSAQTTNYDLLSVICHHGTASSGHYIAYCRNDANNLWYEFDDQSVTEVSESCVQNAEAYVLFYKKSSEEAVKERRRVSGLFSMMEPSLLQFYISRQWLNKFKTFAEPGPISNDDFLCSHGGVPPNKATFIDDLVIMLPQNVWDHLYSRYGGGPAVNHLYVCHTCQVEIEKSEKRRKSELDMFVRLNKAFQEEESPVVIYCISMQWFREWEGFVKGKDNDPPGPIDNSKITVNKNGHLTLKQGADSGQISEETWNFLHSIYTGGPLVTVRPNVPHHEAESQSEEKIEVETRSV; the protein is encoded by the exons ATGCCACTGGTGTCCAACTGTGACTGCCCCCACCTGGACTGTGTGGGGGAAATCACAAAGGAGGAACTCATTCAGAAATCCCAT GGCCAGTGTCAGGACTGTAAAGTTGGAGGACCAAATTTGTGGGCATGTTTGGAG AATGGCTGTGCGTATGTAGGATGTGGAGAATCTCACACTGACCACAGTACGGTCCACTCGCAG GAGACGCGGCACAACCTGACGGTGAACCTGACCACGCTGCGGGTGTGGTGCTACGCCTGCGGCAAGGAGGTTTTCCTGGAGCGCAAACTCGGCCCGCACTCGCCCCGCGCCAACAGcaagcccctcccccctctACAGAGTGCAGGCCAG GATGGCAGCAGGGCCCCTGGGAGCCCCACCTCTCTGAGGGTGCCCCCTAATGGAGGCTGTGAGGACCTGGACATGgagactgaggaagaggaggacccGCGTGCAAGAG GCCTGACGGGGCTGAAGAACATCGGGAACACCTGCTACATGAACGCTGCCCTGCAGGCGCTGTCCAACTG CCCGCCGCTGACGCAGTTCTTTCTTGAATGTGGCGGCATGGTGAGGACAGACAAGAAGCCCGCACTCTGCAAGAGTTACCAGAAACTAGTTTCAGACCTGTGGCACAAGAACAG ACCCTCCTACGTCGTCCCAACCAACTTGTTCCAGGGGATCAAAGCCATAAATCCCATGTTCAGGGGATATTCTCAGCAG GACTCCCAGGAGTTTCTGCGCTGCTTGATGGATCAACTCCACGAGGAGCTGAAGGATGTTCTGCCCGAGCCCTACGACCACTCCAACGGCATCACCGTGGACGACCACCGGGAGGAGGACCGCCACAGCCAGTCGGACAACGACTTCCAGTCCTGCGAGTCCTGCGGCAGCAGCGACCGCGCTGACAACGAGATGCACGGCGGCAACGTGCACGTGGAAGAGACCAACGAGGCTGAGATGCTGATTCCGGAGCAGGATGAGATCCAGGCCAACAGGGAGTGGCAGAAGGAGAAGAACATGATCAATGATCTGTATCGTGTCGGGCCTCATGGTGTCATGGGTGGAAGCTCTGGAGGGGACATGGACAAAGATGTTGACACGTCCACAGAGAACCCGCCTATTATCAGCAGCCAGGGAGCCATCAAGGTTCAGGGCAGAACATCAG ATTCCTTCCCAGACATCCAGATCTCCAACTCCACCAGACCTCAGAGTCCGGTCCCAATGGAGGGACACATTCCCAAAATCTCCTGCAGCCCCCCCAAAGCCTCCTCGGGCTGGCCCAGCATCAACCCTGCACATAAGAAAG CAATGTCCACATTCTCTCCACCAAAGAACAAGCGGCAGAAGAAATACCGCAGTGTCATCTCCGACGTGTTCGACGGGACCATCGTCAGCTCGGTTCAGTGCCTCACCTGCGATCGG gtgtCTGTGACCCTGGAGAACTTCCAGGATATCTCGTTGCCCATCCCGGGGAAGGAAGACCTGGCCAAGCTCCACTCCTCCACCCACCAGACCTCCATGGTAAAGGCAGGCTCCTGTGGGGAAGCTTATGCACCACAGGGCTGGGTCTCGTTCGTCATGGAATACAtcaagag TTGGTTCTGGGGTCCAGTGGTTACGCTACAAGATTGTCTTGCAGCTTTCTTCGCCAGAGATGAACTAAAGG GAGACAACATGTACAGCTGTGAAAAATGCAAGAA ATTACGAAACGGAGTCAAATTTTGTAAAATGCAAAGTTTGCCAGAG ATCTTGTGTATCCACTTGAAACGCTTCCGACACGAACTGATGTTCTCCACCAAGATCGGCACCCACGTCTCCTTCCCGCTCGAGGGCCTGGACCTGCAGCCGTTCCTGGCCAAGGACAGCTCCGCCCAGACCACCAACTACGACCTGCTGTCAGTCATCTGTCACCACGGCACTGCCAGCA GTGGCCACTACATAGCCTACTGCAGGAACGATGCGAACAATCTGTGGTATGAATTTGACGACCAGAGTGTGACCGAGGTGTCAGAATCCTGTGTCCAGAACGCTGAAGCCTATGTGCTCTTCTATAA AAAGAGCAGCGAGGAAGCGGTGAAAGAACGTAGGAGGGTGTCGGGTTTGTTCAGCATGATGGAGCCCAGCCTCCTGCAGTTCTACATCTCCCGCCAGTGGCTCAACAAGTTCAAGACCTTCGCCGAGCCGGGGCCTATTTCCAACGACGACTTCCTGTGTTCGCACGGAG GCGTTCCACCCAACAAAGCAACGTTCATAGACGACCTGGTGATCATGCTGCCGCAGAACGTGTGGGATCACCTCTACAGCAG GTACGGGGGAGGACCTGCTGTCAACCACCTGTACGTTTGCCACACGTGCCAGGTTGAGATAGAGAAATCGGAGAAACGCCGCAAGTCGGAGCTGGACATGTTCGTCCGG TTGAACAAGGCgttccaggaggaggagtctccaGTGGTCATATACTGCATCAGCATGCAGTGGTTCCGCGAGTGGGAGGGCTTTGTCAAAGGAAAAGACAATG ATCCGCCGGGACCCATCGATAATTCCAAGATAACAGTAAACAAGAACGGCCATTTAACACTCAAACAAG GAGCGGACTCGGGGCAGATCTCCGAGGAAACGTGGAACTTCCTCCACTCCATCTACACCGGGGGTCCGCTGGTGACGGTGCGGCCCAACGTACCCCACCACGAGGCCGAGTCGCAGTCGGAGGAGAAGATCGAGGTGGAGACTcgctctgtttaa